GAACGCCTTCACTACATCCACTTGTCCGAGCATGGTTGCGGAAAAGATGGAAGGATGCGCTCCGTTCGCCAGCAGAAATTCGGCTATCGCACGATTCCCCATGTGCGATGCGGCGCCGAGCGCAGTCTCCCAGTCACCGAATCCCCAATCCCAACTCGCTTTCGCCAGTGACGGATGCGCCGCCACCAACTCTTTAACCCGCGCCAGGTTGAAGTGGGAAACCAGCACTGTCTCCCGTGCCAGCTCGGGTGGTTCTGCTGGATAGAGCTCTCCTGGCGCAGCTACGCCTGACGAACTCTTGGCGCCTTGTCCCGAATCAGATTTCGCTGGCGCCGACCGGGAATGCAGGCCGATGGCCATGGCTGGGACGGTTAACGAACTGACGGCCAGGAAGCGCCTTCGTGACACGCTTTCAGACATTTTGCTCCTCCGCTCTTGCTTCAGCAGATTTCGCCAGAATGCCGGGAATTCGCAAGTGAGTTCTGCGCAGAGCGTGCCAGAACAATGTGAGGAGGAAAATCTTTCCCCTTCAGAGACTTGCGCGCGGACGTGAGGCGAAGGGCACGAACGTTGTGCGAATTTTTGGAGAGAACTGGCTGGCCACCGTCTGCGCCACCTGTGATTCGAGCGTCAACGGGTTATCCAAAGTGCGGTCGATGCGTGTGACCCAGACATGGGTTTGTTCAGGGAGATGAATTAGGTGAGCGAGAATGCGGGTTTGATCCCCACTGCGCTGCACCTGTCCCAGAATGACATAGGACGCCCCCAGAGAGGAAGCTACAGCATTGAGATCACGGTGCTCGCGCGCGACTCGCAGTTCGCGGGCGTTACCGATCACGCGATACTGCCCGTCTCCTTTGGCGGTCAACTCGGCGACAAGCATGTCGGTAACGGCGTCGCTGAGCCTTGTCATGTCAGGATCGCCGGTCTCGTTATCGAAGCGCAATACGGCAACGATTGGAGTCTTTTCCACTAAGGACCGGCTCTTCACCCAGTAGCCGGCAGCAAACAACGAGGCTAGTAGGAGACAAAGGGCGAGGACGCTTGCCACTGTCCTGACTCGCGATCTCGCATCGGGATTGCCGAGGTGTGTCGGCAGCAGATCACTATTGCTGGTTGGAGTGACTGGGGCAACGAACTGGTATCCGCGTTTCGGAATTGTGCGGATGAAACGCGGCTCAGGAGGATTGTCCTTGAGAGCAGCCCGAATTTGTGCAATACAGAAATTTAAACCGCGCTCGAAATCAACGAATGTGTCCTCACGCCACACTGCCTGGCGCAATTCTTCCCTCGACACAACCTCTCCTGCGCGTTCGAGCAAACAAACAAGCACTTGAGCAGGTTGCGACTGCAAACGGACCAGCACCCCATCTCTGCGCAACTCTCGCGCGCTTCGATTGAACTCAAATATGCCGAAACGAAATCGCTCTGCAGTCATAGAATAATGACGATTCTCGCACAGAAAAGTCTTAGGAAACACGGCGCCAAGACAAGAGCCAGAACGCCTCCGTCCGCTCCTTTCACCTCCAGAACTGGAACGAGAAGCTGCTCGATAAAAGCCCGACGCCCCAGGCGGCTCGGAAATCGAAATTTGTGAGAGCTAAAAAGAAGCTACGTCTTGTCTCGTACGAAGGATCGATAATGAGTTTGAGAAATAGCGCGTGCGCAAAGCTCTAAAACTCATTCCCGGCCTCCGGGAGCAGGGAGCAGAGACGTGACGGCAACTTTGAGCAAGCAGGCTGAGCTTATTTTCCTCAGTGTATTGACCCTGCTCGGTCTGTATTTGTCCTACTTGCTGGTGCGGCCATACGCTGCACCAATTCTGTTCGCTCTAGTTCTTGCGATTATCTTTTATCCGCTGTACGAGAAATTGCGCCGCCTTGTGCGAAATCCATCGGCGCGCGCCTTACTCACCACACTCATTACCCTGATTGCTACCGTACTTCCGCTCGTTCTTCTGGCGATCGCCCTGAGCCGCGAACTCACCGATCTGTACCAAACGCTTACAGTGAAGAGCGCGGCTGGAGGCGGCATCGCACAACTCCTTCTGCATTACGGACAAGTGGCAACTGAGTGGATTCGCCAACGTATTGGACTCCCACCAATCGACATTCGAGGTGTAACTCTGCGGTATGTGGGGCAAGCTAGTGCGGCGATCGTTCAGTTCGGGGCGGGGGCAATTGCGAATTTCTTTAAGTTGCTGGTCGATGCGGCGATCGCTTTTCTGCTCCTCTTTTTTCTCTTTCGCGATGGCAGATCCGGACTCAAGCGAGTTACTTCTAATTTGCCCATGAGCGACGAACGGGCGTCGGAACTATTCCGTCGAATCGGCTCCACTGTAACGGCGACTTTCTATGGCGGGCTCGCGGTGGCCGCGATCCAAGGGACCCTTGCTGGCCTCGCGTTCTATGTTCTCGGATTACAGTCCGCGGTATTGTGGGGCTTTGTCACGGCCATCGCTTCTCTCTTGCCGGTGGTTGGATCGGCAACCGTGTGGGTGCCAATGTCAGTCGTGTTGCTCGCCAGCGGGCATTGGCTGAAGGCGGTTGTGCTTTTGGGCTGGGGATTTGGCGTCGTGGGACTCGTGGACAATTTAGTTCGTCCGCTAATCGTACGGGCGGGCACCCAGCTTCACATGGTTTTTATCTTTCTTTCTCTTCTCGGCGGACTGAGCGCTTTCGGAATGCTGGGACTTTTCTTGGGTCCGGTGATCCTCTCAGTCACAGGAGCGGTAATTGGGATGTTGCGCGATGAAGTCGCGCGGAGGAATGCCTAAGAGCAAGTGACGCGCGTGCAATCTTCTTGATTGCAGGCAAGTTCGACATGGATCAGCAATTCGGGGCGGCCATCGGTCTTTCGTTGTTTTCTCTGAATGCTGCTACTATTCGTCGGCGACAAACATCAAATCCGCGGGACTAAAATGCACTGAGGATCGCTTAAGAAAGGCAGCAGGAAATTCTCGATGGAGTTTGGACCTGACAAGGCATTTGTAGTTGAAGTGGACGCTAGCTCGCGCGAGCACGTTGCAAAGATTCTCACTGACGCGGGATATCAAGTCTCGAGCCAAATCGCTGCCACTTTGAAAATGGTGCTGGCGTCCATGCCCGATGTGATCGTTATGGGCGCGAGTCCTCCCGATCTTGACTGCTGCGACCTGCTCTCGGATATAAAGCGGTCGGAGCAGGCGCGGCATATTCGCGTAATCATGCTGGCCGAGGGCGGGACTGCGGAACGAATCCGCGGGCTCGATCTGGGCGCCGACGATGCGCTTTCTGTGCCATTCGACGATCGCGAGTTATTGGCTCGCGTGCGCGCTCAGCTTCGCGAGAAGCGTCCCGAGGACGATTTGCGCGCGAGCGTGCGTGATGGCCGGAATTCGCGGCGAGAAGCTCGTCGTGTTCTCAGCGCGCTCAATCGAGGACGACGTACACTGCGTCTTGGCGTCACGCTACTCATAGTTGTTGCGGCGCTCGCCACCGGCGGACTCGGCTTCCTCTACTGGCGTTCGCAACGACAAGACGTTCGCGTTTACACCGCGCTTGCGAAGTTGCAGACCGGAATCGCGAGCGAACGCGAACTGCTGGAACTGGCCCGCAAGGCAAGAGCCCAGGCGGAACAAAGCGCGACCGACTCCACCGAAGCGCAGCGCCAGGATCTAAAGCGACAAAACAAAGAACTGCGCGACAAGATAGCCGGGGCCGATCCATCGCAGGTGGCAGAACTCGAACGCCAGCTTCGGACGTCGAACGACCGCCTGCAGAAACTCGAAACCGAACGCACGGTTGCGCAGGATGTAATCCGCTCGTACTCGTCCAGCGTATGCCTGCTGCACGTAGTGGTTGGCTTTCGCGACAAAGGTTCGGGCCTGATTCTTCGCTACACCGCGATGACTCCCAACGGCTCACCGCCTCCGGAGGGGAATGGGCACACCCAGGTTCAGCTCGGTGGAATAGGTCCCGAAGTGCACATGGACGCCTTCGGAACGGGGTTTCTAGTTTCTGCCGACGGCCGCATCGTTACGAACCATCACGTCGTTGAGCCCTGGTGGAAGAACGACGACATCGCGGAACTGCTGAAGCAGGCGGTTGACCTCGAACCCAGAGTTGTCGAGATGACTGCGTACTTTCCCGGCATCTCTCATGGCATTCAGGTAACCTCGCAAAAAATTTCCTCCGATGCTGACCTTGCTGTGGTTGCCGGCAACATCTCGGGACTGAAGCTGAAGCTGCTGTCGATGGATGACAGTCCCAAGGCCGCCGTGAGCGGACAGCCGGTTGTGCTGATCGGCTATCCCACGGGCGTAGATGCGATTCTCGCGCGAACCAGCGAAGATGCTGTGCGCTCGATCGCCGCCAATACCAACGGAGATCCAACCAGCCTGGTCACCGAGCTGGCGCATCGCAACCTGATACGGCCGACCAACACGCAAGGGCACATCGGCGACGTCCTCGCCGACAAGATCATCTACGACGCGCAAACCACTTCCGGGGGATCGGGCGGTCCGCTGTTCAATGCTGAAGGCAAAGTGATCGCCGTAAACGTAGCCATGCTCCGCGACTTCGGAGGCTCGAACTTCGCGATTCCAGTCCGCTACGCGAAGCCGCTGCTGCCGCGTTAATTCATAAGGTTGGGATGAACAAGAAACAGTCATAGGAGAGCCGTCCGTCTCGGCCGTGTTTTGCCCGCGGTTGCTAAGAGTCCCAGGAGATCTAGCCTGTTTCGGTTCGAGATGTAGACCTTCTTGAAGTCCCCAACAGAAAACACGGGCGGAGGCGGGCGGTTCTCCTGCTTTTTCTTGTTTTTCTTCTTGCCCTAATAGTTAGGCGGAAGCCACCAGGCGAGCGTATTCCGAGTCAGCCTGCGGAGACATTAGAACCCAAAGGGTGTAGACGCCTAGAGCTGTTCCAAATGGAACATTGAGCAAGGCAATGAACGCCATCACTAAGGCTAGAGGACGGCCCCAGCTTTGTCGTTCAAGCAAGCTAAAGCCGGTAATCAAACTCACGCCTGCTTTTGCTAGAAGGAAAACAGCGATACCGCTCAGAAGTGGATGGATAAACGCCGGATGCTCCCCGCTGCCGTAGCGCCCAAAGATCGTGTTGGAAACAATCAGCAGTATGCAGCCACCGACAGCATGAAGAAGTGCGTAGGCGATCCACAGGATCCCAACTAACCTCAGATGTTGTTCGACGCGGCTAAGAAGCGTCCTGCCGATTACCGCATGGCCGCATTTGTTGCAAACCGTCTGATTGGCCACAAGTGCGTTGCCGCAGAAGTTGCAGTACATAGGGGATAGGTCTTCCTTCTGGATGCAACAACTTACTACAACTCCCTGATCGATAGTGAATACGCGAATTGTATCGGGGAAGTTCCAGAATGACCTCCGTAGAAGGTGCCTTTTAATCCCCCTGCATTTGCGTAGTCACTGAACATTCATTCTCTCCTCAACTTGTATTGACAATCGGCAACTAGGGTTGGCGACCGGAGGAATTCGAATGCTTTTTGAAACGAATACGAAGATTCAGGCCCCAACAAGGCTAGCGACACTCGCGTCATGCTGCCTGTTGACGTTAGGTTCGCTCGCGTTCGCCGCCGACCCCACTTCAGTCCCTTCTGCCAACCCGAAAGTTGCTGGGTTTTGGAAGGCAGACATTCTTTCACCTGAGCTTGTAGAAGCACCGGTCGCTCAAGGCGCAATCCCGGTGGAGAATCCATCCGCATTGGTTGGCTTCTATGGCTACAACAACGATGGTCCACTGCTCCCGGCTCCCGGCGCAGATACGACCGGAGTAGCAAAAATAGAAGCGTCTAAGACCGAGCCCGACAAGAACACTTACCTCATCCTGCGGAATCAGAAGGGATCCGATCCCAATTACAACTACGGTACCCACTTTCTGTTTCAGGGGCATGAGACGGGACAGACTGGCTACATCACGCGCATCAACCTCGATGCCGACGGACCACATCGCGTCACCCTGATGGCCGACCAGGACGTAAACGGCCTCCAGCTGCCAACGATCGACGGTTCCACCTGGTATCCGTTCTCTGAGCACCTCCTGTTCACTGTCGAAGGAGGCGCTCGTGGCGGCGTTTTTCAGTCCACTCTTGGAGATGACTCGAGCCGCACATTCAAATCGACGGTTGAAGATCTCGGCGGAATCATGGGCCGGGGCGGCTATGAGGGAATCCAGGCAGATCCCTGGGGCAACCTGATGATTGTCGAAGATTCCGGCGGAGCTGCGGGTGCCGTAAATAAGAACGCAAAACAGCCAAACAGCTTCGTCTTTCGTTTCATCCCTAATGATCCGCGTGATTTGAAGAAGGGTGGAAAGCTGCAGGCACTTCAGGTAATCGGGCGTTCGGGCTCTCCAATCATCTTCCACGCCGGTCAGGCTGATGCGGACATCCTGAGTCAGGACGTGAAGGACCTGCACACCTATGGCCTCGTATTCCGTACGAACTGGGTCACTGTCCAGAACACTACGAGCAGCACCGCTCCGTTCAACGCCAATGCTGCGGCAAAGGCAGCGAATGCGACGCCGTTCAAGCGGCCCGAAAATGGTCAGTTCCGTCCCGGCTCGAACTTCACCGAATTCTTCTTCGACGAGACTGGGGACACCAACGCACAAACTGAAGCTGGCAGCGCGTTCGGTGGCTTCGGCTCAATCATGAAGCTCCGGACATCTCCCAGATCGGATGTCGGCGCACTGCAGCTCTTCTTCTTAGGCGACCTCGACCACACTGGCTTCGACAACACAGCTTTCTGGACGAAGGACAAGATCGTCTTCGTGGAAGACCGCGGCGACGGTTTGCACAGCGATCACAGCGCCCTCGACTCTGCGTTCTTGTTTGACGTCCGGGTCAACTATGGAGCCTCAGGAGCACCACAACCGATTCGTCTGCTGGCCCAGGGACGTGATCCTTCGGCAACACTAGATTCCGGGTTTCTGGCCGTGAAAGGAACCAAGCTCCAGAACGAAGGAGACAACGAAATCACCGGCTGGCATCTTTCTAACGGCGATCCGGGCGTAGACGGCCTGCTGGGTGCGAGAAATCCGCATCCGTTCAAAGACGGATGGAGGCTCTTCTACACCGGGCAGCATGGCGACAACGTCACGTACGAGATCCTGCCATCAGCATCCGGACAACACGACCGCGATGACTTCAACGGCGGCCACGATCGCGACGATGATGAGTAATTAGTAATGCTTTTGCAGATAAAAGGGCGACATAAATGTCGCCCTTTCTTTCTTCAAAGCGAGCCTCGACGTTGTTTGAATGCTGCTAAACCTGCAAGTCCTGTGTGTCGGTATGCAGAGTTACTCTTCCCGCAGTGCTTCCAGAGGATCCAGGTGGGAAGCCTTCTGCGCAGGAACAAAACTTGCCATCATGGCGACAATGGTAAGCAATGCGATGGCCGCGCCCAGGATAGTAGGATCGGTGTTCTTCACTCCAAATAACATGCTGCGGGCGGCGCGCGACACCCACCACGACAGCGCCGCACCGGCCACCAGTCCGATGCCAAGCAGTTCAACAGCTTCCCGCATAACGAGTTTGAGAACGCGCATTCGGTCAGCGCCGAGCGCCATTCTGATGCCGATCTCGTTGCGCCGGCGCAGGGCCATGTAGGAGATCAATCCATACAGCCCAATCGTGGTCAGTACCGCAGCTAGTACTCCAAAAAATCCGGAGAGCGATGCCATCAGCCGTTCGCGGACGAGCGTGTCGCGAATTTGTGTCTTCAATACAGTGAACTGAATCAAGATTGCCGGATTAATCTCCGCCACCGCCTGCTCGACCGCGGTCGTAAGCGAATCGAGCTGCAGGTCGGAGCGCATTACGACGGAGCAACTCGTGTCAGGCTGTTTGTCCTGACCGCGCGGGACGAACGCAATCGGGGTCAACTCCTCACGCAATGTGCGGTATTTCGTGTCTTTTACAACACCGACTACCTGATACACCGATTCCGGTTTGCCTGCGCCTTCGTCGACTTTGAAAGTCTGCCCCAGCGGATCTTTGTCTTTAAAGAGTTTTCGTACAAATGTTTCATTGACGACTGCGACTGCGGGAGAGTTAAGCGTGTCGGAGAGGCTCACGTCGCGGCCGCGAAGAATCGGAGTGCCCATGGTCTTGAAAAATCCCGGACTCACCCGATCAAACCAGGAGACTTCCTGCAGCTCTTCTCCGGAAGCGTTCGTGTGGACCGAATCATTCCATCCATTTCCACTCACGGGAACGATGGAGACCCCGGCGGCCGCTTCCACTCCGGGAAGAGATTGCATGCGATCCGCGAGTTGCTGCTTAAAGCCATTTCTCATCTCTACGGGGATGTTGAGCTGAGTGAAATCGAGATCGGCTACCAGGATTCCCGTCTGCCGAAACCCAGCATCAACGGAGACGAGCTTCTGAAAACTGCGCACGAACAGGAGTGCACCTACCAGCAACACCATCGACAGCGCCACCTGCGCAACTACGAGCACTCGACGCATTCCGAGTCGTTCGCGCCCGCCGATCGCTCCGCGTGCTCCGGCCTTCATTGCCACAATGGGCGGCGTAGCCGTGGCCCGCATGGCTGGCGTAAGTCCGAAGAAAAGGCACGTGAGGACTGCAACCAATCCGCTGAAGCCAAGCACCCGCCAATCGAGTGTGACATCCAGTGCTACCTGTCCACCGCTCGTCATGAGAAAGGAGATCAGGACTCGAGTCAGAACCTGTGCGAGTAATATGCCCGCCGCCGCCCCGATTCCGGCTATGAGCAGGCTCTCCATCATCAACTGCTGGAGCAGTCGCGTACGCGACGCGCCCAACGCGAGCCGCACGGCGATCTCCCGTTCGCGTGCATTCGCTCTGGCAAACATGAGGTTCGCCAGGTTCGCGCAGGCAATCAGCAGCACAGTTCCCGCAATGGCCAGCAACATCCACAAGGGCTGCTCGTATTCCGTGCGCAGGTTAGAAATCCCAGCGCTCGCCGGATAGGCCGCCAACTTCCACGACAGGAACTCCTTGGCCTCTTTCTCCTTGTACCGTTCCGGAAGAGTCGCCTGGAAGACTCCCGGTGATATCGACTCCAACTGCGCCGTCGCCTTGGCCGGAGTCCATCCTGGTTTCAGACGGCCAACGACGGCCAACCACCATCCGTCGCGACGATCGAGTACTTTCCACTCGCCATCGATGATGGCTTCGCTGCAGATCGGTACGGCAACATCAAACGAGTGTCCCACCTCCATGCCGTAAAAACCGGCAGGAGTTACGCCGATGATCTCTGCGGGGTGCCCGTCAAGCGTAAGCTTGCTGCCCACAGCCGACGCGTTGCCGCCATATTCCCGTTTCCAGAACGGGAAGCTGATCACCGCTCCCGGCGAGCCGCAGCCCTTAGTGTCATCGGCCGACGAAATCAGCCGTCCGGCCGCCGGGAGCACGCCGAGGATATTAAAGAAGTCGCCACTTACGTAAATCCCTCGGGCAATACGCGATCTTCCACCGGTCGCAAGGTTGAAGCTGGTCGAGTTCCAGGCAGCGATCCCAGAAAATGCCTGCTCGTGGTCACGAATTTGTTCCCAAATCGGATTCGTGAAAGTGGAGAAGCTGCCGCGGAAATTTCCAGACCGCCCGTGGCTGTTGGAGGGCTTCAGGTAGACCAGCTCCTCCGGATTCCTCACCGGCAGACTGCGCAGCCGCACCGCGTTCAGCAACTGGAAGATCGCGGTATTCGCTCCAATGCCCAGCGCAAGTGACAGAATCGCCACCGCAGCGAATCCCGGACTGAGCCGCAAGCTCCGCAACGCATAGCGCACATCCTGACCGAGATGGGCCAGCGAGCCGCCATGCCATGGTCCACCTGCAGGCACTGGCTCAAAACGCGGCTGACGCGCCACTCGCCGCAGCCCATCGGCCAGTAGGTTGCGCTCATCGAGTTCTGCCAAAAGTGCAGCGTACGCGTCTTGCTCCGGAGTTCCTCGCGATTTCAGCTCTGCATAGCGGTCCTCGAGGTGCTGGCCGAGTTCCTCGACAATCGCCGCTTCGCGCGTAGATTCGAGTTTCAACAGCGCCAGCCGCTTTCTGACCTCGTCTCTGAACTCAGGCATTCTCCAACCCCGTAATACTGCTCATCGCTGCCACGAACGCTTGCCAGGTGTTGCGCTGCGCTCTCAGCACCTTCCGTCCGGCGGCCGTCAACCTGTAGTAGCGCCGACGCCGCTGACCGGCCTTCTCGGTCCAGCGCCCTTGGATCCATCCGCGATCCTCAAGCCTGTAGAGGAGCGGGTAGAGTGAGGCGACGTTGAACCGAAGCGTTCCGCCTGAGCGAGTCTCGATGATCTTGCTGATCTCGTATCCGTGCCGCGGACGGTCTTCCACTAGCGAAAGGATCATCAACTCGGCGCTGCCCTTCTTCAACTCACGATCCAGCATTGATGCTGCCATATATGTCTGTGCAATATATTGCTGAAGCACTGACGTGTCAATCGGCTTAGACCGTGGTGGCAATTGAAGGTTAGGTCGATTTTTCTGGCGCTGTTTGGTGGGCTGTTGGCATGCATGAGAACGGCCCACGGTCGCGGCCGTGGGCCGTTCTTGCCTTAGTGGTGCGAAGCGCTATTACCGTCAAAGGATGACGGTAATAGCGCGCTTACTCGTCCTTCTTGAAGAAGAAGTAGTCCGCGGAGTACGGCACGAGGGCTTGTTTTCCCACGTCATTTGCTGTGAAGCAACCGTCTGCGGGAGCTAATCCGCCTTTCGTATTCAAGCGTTGAATGAACGTGGTTCTACTCAGAAGCCTGCCGCCAGTTGGCCCATCTTCCGTCCCGATTGACTGCAGTAACAGGCAGGCAATGGCGCCGCTGTTCGGGCAACTCGGCTCGGAGCCGGCAGGGACCGCATTTACCTTCTGTGCCCAGACCTTGCTGCTGTCAAAGGAACTCTGCCAGGTCACGCTTCCGAAGGGTAGCGGGCTCGGGGCAATTCCGTTGGGGTGAGTGTCTGGGCTAAGGAAGTGGGTGATGATCTGCACCTGTTGTCCGAAGAACGTCGTAAAAAGAGTGGCTTCGGGACGAGCGTTGTTGGCGTTCCACGCAGCAGTAGAGGCACCCGCGCTCGTGGGAAGGCAAATATAACCCTGAGTCCCAACACCATGACCGAACAGGAATGCAGAATTCCCCTCCTGCACCTTAATGGTATCGGAAGTAGGCGGAGGCGTAACTCTTTGCGCAGCTGCTTGGCTGACAATACCGAATGCAGATCCGAGTACGACCGCGGCTGTGAACAGTCTTCGTCCTCGCGCAGTGTTTTTCATCGATTGACTAAAGTTGTGGCTCATTATTTTTTAGTTCTCCTTGTTATTTCCATTTTTGGGAAGAGTTAACGTTCTGAGGCAGACAATCAGGTCCAGGCGCAGTACTGACCAAAGCGCCTTGCCATGTATCTGCTTTGTTAAGTGCGTTGGGCCGACCTGGCTTGATTCCTCCGATTGGGGTCACGCAGGTTGAACATCAGGTTTGACTGGCTCCCAGAACGAAACCTAGGCAAAGCAGCGCTTCACAAATGGGACCCTCTCACGAATCTCGATTTGGAAATGCTTTCCCGACGCGCTGCATTGGATGCTGCTGAGAGCCCTTGACGAGTAAAAACTCCGTCATGCTTTTGTCAGCAATCCATCTTGTTGGGATGAGTGGAGCGCGTTGGCTTGAAGACGAACAGATCATGCCGAGCACGAGTTCTGCCGCCGGATACTCTTGCTTCGCCGCTTTTCGAATCCAACCGATAGCTTCACGCACGTCTGGCTGCACACCGATGCCGTTCAAATAGAAGAGACCAAGATGGAATTCCGCGGCTGCCAGTTTCTGACGTGCGGCTCGTGCAATCCAGTTCACTCCCGCGGACATGTCCCGCGGCCCTCCGAGTCCCTGCATCAACAGCACGCCAAGATCGTTCTGCGCCGGCGAGTAACCGGAGAGTGCCGCACGCTGAAACCACTTGAAGGCTTCGTGAAAATCTAGCGGCACACCGTCTCCCCTGGAGTAGGCATATCCGATGTTGGTCTGCGCTTCTGCATTCCCCTGATTCGCCGCCTGCAGGAACCAGCGCGCGGACTCAACCGGGTCCCTGGGCACCCCAGAGCCCGCATGAAACGCATGCGCCAGTTTAAGTTGATCGTCAACGTAGCCTTTCTGGGCTCTTTCACGCGCCCGATTCAGGTCGTTGATGTTTTGGGCCGGCAATGCACCAGAGAGAAGTGCAGACCCCAGCAAGAAAGCGATCTTCCTGAAACAGAACCGATAACCATACTGACGAACCATTTTCTTACCTCCAAACAGAAAGAGGCCGCCTGTGCTGAAACCCAAGCACCAGGCGGCCTCCGGTTGTCGCGGTCGGCCGAATTTATCGAATCAGTTCAACACCAGCGAATTTTCTTGGTTACTACCTCCGCGGAGATCGGGAGACCGTCGTGGATTTTGAGGCACGCGATCTCCCCATATCCCATCTCCCTGCAATAGCGGATCACCGCCTGCCATGCGGGATGAAGCGCTGCTTCCTGCTCATCCTGTCCCGAAACGGTCCCTCGGACGAGGGGAACCTTAGGTGCGCTGGGGACACGTGACATACCCAAGCCTCTAGTTAGTTCAATACTCAGAAGACGGCTTGACAGTTACAAGGCAGTCCAGGGAGCCTGCCTGCTCAAACAATAGACACCGCAAATCCAGATACGTTTGGGCATTTGTAGATGTTTTTTTATAAAGCACCGAAGATCACGTGATCCAACTATCGGACCATCAAGCAATCGGGTGATCGGGCGATCGGGCGAAGTCAGAACCGTCCGCGGTAGCGGATGGGTGAGCGCATCCCGATCGACTCGCCGATATTTCGTGACCGCTCCCGAACTTCATCGTTGACTGTAAACACTTCGAGCGATTTTCGACGCGCTGGAGTTCTGTTGGCGTTCCTAATTCGTGGATTGCTAAGCACAGGGCTACTCATTCATAGAGGTGCGCAATGTGCACCAGTGCTTGTCGCAACACGACGGTCAACGAAACCGGCGAGCCTCGCGCTGTTGTTGTGGGAAGGACGCGAAGTCCAGACCGATGCGCAGACCGTTGGAATTCAGCAGCGCTCGGCTGAGTGTCTAATTACTGGGTTGTCCGAAGGCACGAATCTGATTTAAGGCGGTCGAGCGTCAATGAGTGAAATCGCCTGATTACGTAAATCATGAATCTGCCTGCCCCGGGTGCAGGGATC
The window above is part of the Terriglobales bacterium genome. Proteins encoded here:
- a CDS encoding ABC transporter permease translates to MPEFRDEVRKRLALLKLESTREAAIVEELGQHLEDRYAELKSRGTPEQDAYAALLAELDERNLLADGLRRVARQPRFEPVPAGGPWHGGSLAHLGQDVRYALRSLRLSPGFAAVAILSLALGIGANTAIFQLLNAVRLRSLPVRNPEELVYLKPSNSHGRSGNFRGSFSTFTNPIWEQIRDHEQAFSGIAAWNSTSFNLATGGRSRIARGIYVSGDFFNILGVLPAAGRLISSADDTKGCGSPGAVISFPFWKREYGGNASAVGSKLTLDGHPAEIIGVTPAGFYGMEVGHSFDVAVPICSEAIIDGEWKVLDRRDGWWLAVVGRLKPGWTPAKATAQLESISPGVFQATLPERYKEKEAKEFLSWKLAAYPASAGISNLRTEYEQPLWMLLAIAGTVLLIACANLANLMFARANAREREIAVRLALGASRTRLLQQLMMESLLIAGIGAAAGILLAQVLTRVLISFLMTSGGQVALDVTLDWRVLGFSGLVAVLTCLFFGLTPAMRATATPPIVAMKAGARGAIGGRERLGMRRVLVVAQVALSMVLLVGALLFVRSFQKLVSVDAGFRQTGILVADLDFTQLNIPVEMRNGFKQQLADRMQSLPGVEAAAGVSIVPVSGNGWNDSVHTNASGEELQEVSWFDRVSPGFFKTMGTPILRGRDVSLSDTLNSPAVAVVNETFVRKLFKDKDPLGQTFKVDEGAGKPESVYQVVGVVKDTKYRTLREELTPIAFVPRGQDKQPDTSCSVVMRSDLQLDSLTTAVEQAVAEINPAILIQFTVLKTQIRDTLVRERLMASLSGFFGVLAAVLTTIGLYGLISYMALRRRNEIGIRMALGADRMRVLKLVMREAVELLGIGLVAGAALSWWVSRAARSMLFGVKNTDPTILGAAIALLTIVAMMASFVPAQKASHLDPLEALREE
- a CDS encoding PadR family transcriptional regulator, with amino-acid sequence MAASMLDRELKKGSAELMILSLVEDRPRHGYEISKIIETRSGGTLRFNVASLYPLLYRLEDRGWIQGRWTEKAGQRRRRYYRLTAAGRKVLRAQRNTWQAFVAAMSSITGLENA
- a CDS encoding DUF3455 domain-containing protein, which encodes MSHNFSQSMKNTARGRRLFTAAVVLGSAFGIVSQAAAQRVTPPPTSDTIKVQEGNSAFLFGHGVGTQGYICLPTSAGASTAAWNANNARPEATLFTTFFGQQVQIITHFLSPDTHPNGIAPSPLPFGSVTWQSSFDSSKVWAQKVNAVPAGSEPSCPNSGAIACLLLQSIGTEDGPTGGRLLSRTTFIQRLNTKGGLAPADGCFTANDVGKQALVPYSADYFFFKKDE
- a CDS encoding tetratricopeptide repeat protein — translated: MVRQYGYRFCFRKIAFLLGSALLSGALPAQNINDLNRARERAQKGYVDDQLKLAHAFHAGSGVPRDPVESARWFLQAANQGNAEAQTNIGYAYSRGDGVPLDFHEAFKWFQRAALSGYSPAQNDLGVLLMQGLGGPRDMSAGVNWIARAARQKLAAAEFHLGLFYLNGIGVQPDVREAIGWIRKAAKQEYPAAELVLGMICSSSSQRAPLIPTRWIADKSMTEFLLVKGSQQHPMQRVGKAFPNRDS